In Musa acuminata AAA Group cultivar baxijiao chromosome BXJ2-8, Cavendish_Baxijiao_AAA, whole genome shotgun sequence, one genomic interval encodes:
- the LOC103995064 gene encoding abscisic acid receptor PYL8 — MVRARAVGRSGNGSGGLWRLADELNPPEVGCRAMEAECIRRFHRHEPMENQCSSCVLKHIKAPVQLVWSLVRRFDQPQRYKPFVSRCIVQGDFAVGCLREVNIKSGLPATTSTERLEQLDDNEHILSIKIVGGDHRLQNYSSVITAHPEMIDGEEGTLVIESFVVDVPDGNTKDDTCFFVEALIKCNLKSLAVISERLADQDLAESMAL, encoded by the exons ATGGTTCGAGCGCGAGCAGTAGGAAGGAGCGGCAACGGCAGCGGTGGGCTGTGGCGGCTCGCCGACGAGTTGAATCCACCGGAGGTCGGTTGCAGGGCCATGGAGGCGGAGTGCATCCGGCGGTTCCATCGACATGAGCCCATGGAGAACCAGTGTAGCTCCTGCGTCCTCAAGCACATCAAAGCCCCCGTCCAACTC GTGTGGTCTCTGGTGAGGCGATTCGATCAGCCGCAGAGGTACAAGCCTTTCGTGAGCAGGTGCATCGTGCAAGGAGATTTCGCGGTGGGGTGTTTGCGAGAGGTGAACATCAAATCGGGGCTGCCCGCCACCACCAGCACCGAAAGGCTGGAACAGCTCGATGACAATGAGCACATCCTCAGCATCAAGATTGTCGGAGGAGACCACAGGCTTCAG AACTACTCATCGGTTATTACTGCTCATCCTGAGATGATCGATGGTGAAGAAGGGACATTGGTGATAGAGTCATTCGTGGTGGATGTGCCCGATGGGAACACCAAAGATGATACTTGCTTTTTCGTGGAGGCCCTGATCAAGTGCAACCTCAAATCACTGGCTGTGATATCAGAGCGTTTGGCAGATCAGGATCTAGCAGAGTCGATG